A genomic segment from Nicotiana tabacum cultivar K326 chromosome 9, ASM71507v2, whole genome shotgun sequence encodes:
- the LOC107808217 gene encoding uncharacterized protein LOC107808217 isoform X3 — MAAMASTTSTSRVPYPLPLSPARCSLISSVNTTCSFTSSSSLVCKKLWLSNGTRGKPGFRTSSSSSTTTLRIRCGGLREIKEDEFSDVVLKSDRPVLVEFVATWCGPCRLIGPAMESVAEICIFPLLISITIRCQCEERFSDLGVGGSGSWQ; from the exons ATGGCAGCAATGGCTTCCACCACCTCAACTTCAAGGGTTCCTTATCCTTTGCCATTATCTCCGGCTCGTTGTTCACTTATATCCTCCGTTAATACAACGTGCTCattcacttcttcttcttctttggtttgCAAGAAGCTCTGGTTATCTAACGGAACTCGAGGGAAGCCAGGATTTagaacttcttcttcttcttcgacgacGACGTTGAGGATAAGGTGTGGTGGCTTAAGGGAGATAAAGGAGGACGAGTTCTCCGACGTCGTTTTGAAGTCTGATCGTCCCGTCCTTGTGGAGTTCGTTGCCACTTGGTGTGGGCCCTGCCGCTTGATTGGTCCTGCTATGGAATCCGTTGCTGAG ATATGTATCTTTCCTTTACTCATTAGCATAACTATCAGATGTCAGTGCGAGGAGCGTTTCTCTG atctaggtgttggaGGTAGCGGATCTTGGCAGTGA
- the LOC107808217 gene encoding uncharacterized protein LOC107808217 isoform X2, whose amino-acid sequence MAAMASTTSTSRVPYPLPLSPARCSLISSVNTTCSFTSSSSLVCKKLWLSNGTRGKPGFRTSSSSSTTTLRIRCGGLREIKEDEFSDVVLKSDRPVLVEFVATWCGPCRLIGPAMESVAEICIFPLLISITIRCQCEERFSGTSKLALYSKIGVLHCI is encoded by the exons ATGGCAGCAATGGCTTCCACCACCTCAACTTCAAGGGTTCCTTATCCTTTGCCATTATCTCCGGCTCGTTGTTCACTTATATCCTCCGTTAATACAACGTGCTCattcacttcttcttcttctttggtttgCAAGAAGCTCTGGTTATCTAACGGAACTCGAGGGAAGCCAGGATTTagaacttcttcttcttcttcgacgacGACGTTGAGGATAAGGTGTGGTGGCTTAAGGGAGATAAAGGAGGACGAGTTCTCCGACGTCGTTTTGAAGTCTGATCGTCCCGTCCTTGTGGAGTTCGTTGCCACTTGGTGTGGGCCCTGCCGCTTGATTGGTCCTGCTATGGAATCCGTTGCTGAG ATATGTATCTTTCCTTTACTCATTAGCATAACTATCAGATGTCAGTGCGAGGAGCGTTTCTCTG GCACCAGCAAGCTAGCTTTATACAGTAAAATTGGAGTATTACATTGCATCTGA
- the LOC107808217 gene encoding thioredoxin X, chloroplastic isoform X1: MAAMASTTSTSRVPYPLPLSPARCSLISSVNTTCSFTSSSSLVCKKLWLSNGTRGKPGFRTSSSSSTTTLRIRCGGLREIKEDEFSDVVLKSDRPVLVEFVATWCGPCRLIGPAMESVAEEYKEKITVVKIDHDENPKLIEEFKVYGLPTLILFKDGKEVPDSKREGAITKVKLKEYLDGLLKTVSIA; the protein is encoded by the exons ATGGCAGCAATGGCTTCCACCACCTCAACTTCAAGGGTTCCTTATCCTTTGCCATTATCTCCGGCTCGTTGTTCACTTATATCCTCCGTTAATACAACGTGCTCattcacttcttcttcttctttggtttgCAAGAAGCTCTGGTTATCTAACGGAACTCGAGGGAAGCCAGGATTTagaacttcttcttcttcttcgacgacGACGTTGAGGATAAGGTGTGGTGGCTTAAGGGAGATAAAGGAGGACGAGTTCTCCGACGTCGTTTTGAAGTCTGATCGTCCCGTCCTTGTGGAGTTCGTTGCCACTTGGTGTGGGCCCTGCCGCTTGATTGGTCCTGCTATGGAATCCGTTGCTGAG GAGTATAAAGAAAAGATCACTGTTGTTAAGATAGATCATGATGAAAATCCCAAGCTCATAGAAGAGTTCAAAGTTTATGGATTGCCAACTTTGATTCTCTTCAAAGATGGAAAGGAAGTTCCAGATAGTAAAAGGGAAGGTGCGATAACAAAAGTTAAACTCAAGGAGTATCTTGATGGACTTCTAAAGACAGTTTCTATCGCATAG